The following proteins are co-located in the Thermodesulfobacteriota bacterium genome:
- a CDS encoding radical SAM protein — MLDAYQFIRAQSCIVRRFGRQYQPSREFVEIDITYNCNLKCLNCNRSCSQAPSRMEMPVAMVEAFIRESIQGDIQWKRIRLLGGEPTLHSRIFEIIAILSDYQSSRNPEVRLVLGTNYHGDRVLRVLEKLPDNIIIQSTLKTSRVNLFKPFNVAPADTVFNRFSDYTCGCRIIADCGLGLTPSGYYMCAVAGGIDRVFQYHLGRDHLPPASDDLSDQMAAFCRLCGHFGFQWPVRREKISPTWQKAYENYNRTGGGHNEQVLSG, encoded by the coding sequence TTGCTGGATGCTTATCAGTTTATCCGCGCCCAGTCCTGCATCGTCCGGCGCTTTGGCCGCCAATATCAACCGAGCCGGGAATTTGTAGAGATCGATATAACCTACAACTGCAACCTGAAATGCCTCAACTGCAACCGGTCCTGCAGCCAGGCGCCCAGCCGCATGGAAATGCCGGTGGCCATGGTCGAAGCGTTTATACGGGAAAGTATTCAAGGCGATATTCAGTGGAAACGGATCCGTCTGCTCGGCGGTGAGCCGACCCTTCACAGCCGGATTTTCGAAATTATCGCGATTTTGTCGGATTATCAGTCTTCCCGCAATCCAGAGGTGAGACTGGTCCTCGGCACCAATTACCATGGTGACCGCGTTCTTCGGGTGCTGGAAAAACTGCCGGACAACATTATCATTCAAAGCACCCTCAAGACCTCACGGGTGAACCTCTTCAAGCCCTTTAACGTAGCGCCGGCGGATACGGTGTTCAACCGGTTCTCTGATTACACCTGCGGCTGCCGCATCATAGCGGATTGCGGCCTGGGCCTGACACCTTCCGGATATTACATGTGCGCCGTTGCCGGCGGCATCGACCGCGTATTTCAGTATCATCTGGGAAGAGACCACCTGCCGCCGGCATCTGACGATCTGTCCGACCAGATGGCGGCCTTCTGCCGACTGTGCGGCCATTTTGGTTTCCAATGGCCGGTCCGCAGGGAAAAAATCTCGCCGACCTGGCAGAAGGCTTATGAAAATTACAACAGAACCGGGGGCGGACATAACGAACAGGTTTTAAGTGGTTAG
- a CDS encoding YchJ family protein, translated as MSECPCGSKQPYSQCCEPLHKGAPALTAEQLMRSRYSAYVKVELDYLQETIHPQKRADHNPDSAREWAEQSVWDRLEILETTGGGQDDQTGEVEFIAHYADAKGRKAMHHERALFEKDNGRWYFKDGNAVTPQTIRRDAPKVGRNDPCPCGSGKKFKKCCGA; from the coding sequence ATGAGCGAATGCCCCTGCGGATCGAAACAGCCTTATTCCCAGTGCTGCGAGCCGCTGCATAAAGGAGCCCCGGCGCTTACGGCGGAACAGCTGATGCGCTCGCGCTATTCGGCCTATGTGAAGGTTGAGCTTGATTATCTTCAGGAGACCATCCATCCGCAAAAACGCGCGGACCATAACCCGGACAGCGCCCGGGAATGGGCTGAACAATCGGTCTGGGACCGCCTGGAGATCCTTGAGACCACCGGCGGGGGGCAGGATGATCAGACCGGTGAGGTAGAGTTTATTGCGCATTACGCTGATGCCAAAGGGCGCAAAGCAATGCATCATGAACGCGCCCTGTTCGAGAAAGATAATGGCCGCTGGTATTTCAAAGACGGGAATGCGGTCACTCCGCAAACCATCAGAAGGGACGCGCCCAAGGTCGGACGGAACGACCCCTGCCCCTGCGGCAGTGGTAAAAAGTTTAAGAAGTGCTGCGGCGCTTGA
- a CDS encoding type I-B CRISPR-associated protein Cas8b1/Cst1 → MKNDYAHLKETVEPGVFTQWQEVDAEIYAFTELGIKVAINNEYTGLVYGNQVYGDYKKGQRIKAYIKLIREDGKIDVSLQPKKGSHTLSTTDKILAHLKAAGGKIGFNDKSSPEVIEKKFQVSKKVFKRAIGILYRQHKIKITDKGIELVK, encoded by the coding sequence ATGAAAAACGATTACGCGCATTTAAAAGAAACAGTGGAACCGGGAGTGTTCACGCAATGGCAGGAAGTGGATGCGGAGATATATGCCTTTACCGAGCTGGGGATAAAAGTAGCCATCAACAATGAGTATACAGGATTGGTTTATGGAAATCAGGTTTATGGGGACTACAAGAAAGGCCAGAGAATCAAAGCATACATAAAACTGATTAGAGAAGATGGAAAGATAGATGTTTCCCTGCAGCCGAAAAAAGGCAGCCATACGCTTTCAACCACTGACAAAATCCTGGCACACCTTAAGGCAGCCGGAGGCAAAATCGGGTTTAACGATAAAAGTTCCCCCGAAGTTATAGAAAAAAAGTTTCAGGTAAGTAAAAAGGTGTTTAAACGGGCAATCGGCATACTATATAGACAACATAAAATAAAAATTACGGATAAGGGGATAGAGCTTGTAAAATAG
- a CDS encoding DEAD/DEAH box helicase has product MSFENFDLAPELLEAIHDLGFVEATPIQIEAIPEIISGENDLIGLAQTGTGKTAAFGLPMAQLIDFTSSHIQGLILCPTRELCLQIEKDINLFCKYLPNARVVSVYGGASIENQLQKIKNKVQIIVATPGRLLDFIRRKAIDLSRVAYLVLDEADEMLNMGFAEDINAILEQTPDSKRTWLFSATMPREVAVIAKKYMHAPREVTIGQKDSGAENIEHVYFIVKEKDRYQALKRIIDFHPEIYALVFCRTRRETQEIAEKLIVDGYNAEALHGDLSQQVRDQVMHRYRERTIQVLIATDVAARGLDVQDISHVINYNLPGEADNYTHRSGRTGRAGKSGIAVSIINTKEIGKLKRIEDKSKIKFTGMKVPTGRAVCENQLYAMINKLVAVEVNHDEIEKFLLPVFDTLKTLTKEELIEKFVSLEFNRFLIYYKDAADINVSRSEKNRDKKAPGTGQKVQGPTRRFFMNAGRMNNVNKGTIIRNICEKANIPSAKIGKIEILPEFSFFEVEADVAYMVVKAMKGMKIDGRAVRIQDAEKTPPAKKKKARPKTKR; this is encoded by the coding sequence ATGAGTTTTGAAAATTTTGATTTAGCCCCTGAATTACTGGAAGCCATCCATGACCTTGGATTTGTCGAGGCGACCCCCATTCAAATCGAGGCCATCCCGGAAATCATTTCCGGTGAAAATGATCTGATCGGGCTGGCCCAGACCGGCACAGGGAAAACAGCCGCGTTCGGCCTTCCCATGGCCCAGCTCATTGATTTTACGTCGAGCCACATCCAGGGCTTGATCCTGTGCCCCACCAGGGAGCTGTGCCTTCAAATAGAAAAGGACATCAACCTGTTTTGCAAATACCTGCCAAACGCCAGGGTAGTGTCCGTCTATGGCGGCGCCAGCATTGAAAACCAGCTCCAGAAAATAAAAAACAAGGTCCAGATTATCGTGGCCACGCCCGGACGATTGCTGGATTTTATCCGGCGCAAAGCGATTGATCTGTCCAGGGTCGCGTACCTGGTGCTGGATGAAGCCGATGAAATGCTGAACATGGGGTTTGCCGAAGATATCAATGCCATCCTGGAGCAGACACCGGACAGCAAGCGGACATGGCTTTTTTCGGCCACCATGCCCCGGGAAGTGGCGGTTATCGCCAAAAAATATATGCATGCCCCCCGGGAAGTGACCATTGGCCAAAAGGACAGCGGCGCGGAGAATATCGAGCATGTCTATTTTATCGTCAAAGAAAAAGACCGGTACCAGGCCTTGAAACGGATTATCGATTTTCATCCCGAAATTTACGCTCTTGTTTTCTGCCGGACCCGCCGGGAGACCCAGGAGATTGCCGAAAAACTGATTGTCGACGGGTATAATGCGGAAGCGTTGCACGGGGACCTGTCTCAGCAGGTTCGGGACCAGGTGATGCACCGGTACCGTGAAAGAACAATCCAGGTCCTGATCGCGACCGACGTGGCGGCCAGAGGCCTTGACGTGCAGGACATATCCCACGTGATCAATTACAACCTCCCGGGTGAGGCGGATAATTATACCCACCGGAGCGGACGCACCGGAAGGGCCGGCAAATCAGGCATAGCCGTCTCCATCATCAACACTAAAGAAATCGGGAAGCTCAAAAGAATCGAGGATAAATCAAAGATCAAATTTACCGGCATGAAAGTTCCGACAGGGCGGGCCGTGTGTGAAAATCAGCTCTATGCCATGATCAATAAACTGGTGGCGGTTGAAGTCAATCATGATGAAATCGAAAAATTCCTGTTGCCTGTATTTGATACCCTCAAAACCCTCACCAAAGAGGAGTTGATTGAAAAATTCGTATCCCTGGAATTTAATCGATTCCTTATCTATTACAAAGATGCCGCGGATATCAATGTGTCGCGATCTGAAAAAAACAGGGATAAAAAAGCGCCGGGCACCGGTCAGAAAGTTCAGGGACCGACCCGCCGTTTTTTTATGAATGCCGGCCGCATGAATAATGTCAACAAGGGGACGATCATCCGGAACATTTGTGAAAAGGCCAATATCCCATCAGCCAAAATAGGGAAAATAGAAATATTGCCGGAGTTTTCGTTTTTTGAAGTAGAAGCGGATGTGGCCTATATGGTTGTAAAAGCCATGAAGGGGATGAAAATTGACGGCCGTGCCGTAAGGATACAGGATGCTGAAAAAACCCCGCCGGCTAAAAAGAAAAAGGCCCGCCCAAAAACGAAACGATAG
- the yhbY gene encoding ribosome assembly RNA-binding protein YhbY, which produces MTQLKGSQRKYLRGLAHSLKPVVLIGQKGITDAVIRTINEALDTHELVKIQFLAFKEKDQKKELIERIEVETECEVAGTIGHTAILFRQHQDPEKRKITIP; this is translated from the coding sequence ATGACGCAGTTAAAGGGATCTCAACGAAAATATTTAAGAGGGCTTGCTCACAGCCTTAAGCCGGTGGTGTTAATTGGTCAAAAAGGAATAACCGATGCGGTTATTCGAACCATCAATGAAGCCCTTGATACCCATGAACTTGTAAAAATACAGTTTCTTGCTTTTAAAGAAAAAGATCAGAAAAAAGAGCTCATCGAACGCATTGAAGTCGAGACTGAATGTGAGGTGGCCGGAACCATCGGCCATACGGCGATTCTTTTCAGACAGCACCAGGATCCTGAAAAACGAAAGATCACTATCCCCTGA